The Montipora foliosa isolate CH-2021 chromosome 6, ASM3666993v2, whole genome shotgun sequence genome includes the window TAAGGAAAAAGCGATTTCATTTTTAGTTGGCTCAAGTTTTGAGTTAGGGAGGGCTCGCGTCATGTGGCGTTACCTTTTTAGTTTGTCTGGGCTAAGAAGCTGCAGATATTAATGATGctgaaattgtttttgtcttttaatttgTCTGGGCTCAGAAGCTGCAGATATTAATGATGctgaaattgtttttgtcttttttagtGAAGCTAAATGGTGGTCGACATGTGACAGGCGTTTTAAGAGGATTTGATCCATTTATGAACCTTGTATTGGATGAAGCTGTGGAGGAAGTGTCGgcacagcaaaaacacaacaTTGGAATGGTTGTAAGTAGAGGCAATATTCTTCTCATCTTTCTTATTCAGCGTTACGTTATGAACTGGTGAAGCCCCATCTTATTTAAGTGATAAAAGTATCCATGTCTGGAATTATAATGTGAATTTACCTTTATTGAAAACTGATCCCATGAAAGAGTTTTGCCTACACTGGTCCCAAATTATGGAGTTCCTGCCTTATTACATAAAGTTTGCTAATTCTCTTCCAACTTTAAAAGAGAAATGCACAATCTGGACTTTGATGTTTTACTTTGTTCTCATTAATAGCATTGTCCCACTTTGAGCTGTTTATGACTGTGTTATTTCATTCAAACCTTAATAGGCTTTCATAAAAACCATTTTGTCTGTTGATGCAATTCAGAGTCTAATTAAAGTTTGAGTTTAGTTCATTGCATCGTTTGTTTTCAAGCCAGCCTGTGGCatgttttgtttaaaaaacttTTGCTGTCCGCATCACCTTCAGAATAAGTGTTCCTCATTGCATCTATCAGTTTGAAAAAGATTAAGAGATTAGGACAACTTTGACTTGGGTTATGTCATTTTTTCTTGGGCCCAGTTTAAAATTAAGCACTAGAGTTCTTGAAAGCCGTTTTGTCTAGTGAAGACAAAGTTGTCTGTTTTTGACAGTCCTTGCTTGACCAAAATTCATGCATGCAGGACTATTTCTAATTTTCAGGTGATCAGAGGGAATAGCATTGTGATAATggaagcacttgacagaatattatgatggttttttttagtttactTCATTTATGTAAATACCCTGTACGATTTTGATGTGATATCTTGTAAACACTTTTTAGCTTGTAAAAATGTGTTCTATGTATTTCATAAGTGAGTGGTTTTGTTCCTTCCATGTAGGCAGGACaagaaatttgaataaaaaattaatgttaatttgAATTTGTGAGTCAGTCCTCCTCATCAGAGGATGGGCAGTGTTATTTCTCCACAAGTGGCATACCCTGATATGCAAGGTTGTCACAACATTTTGCCGTAGGTGACCTACcagtaaattattttattagGCAGCATTTGCTGgggaaatcaatgaaatgacaaaGTGTATCAGTCTATAAAAATGGTGTAACTTAGTGTTGAATGCTACTTTTGACAATCTTGGTTATTAACACCATTATAAGACTCTCTAATTAAGTCCAGAAATGCATAAGGCAGAGTAAACATCAAGttcataattattaattttacaacAAAAGTTGTCATAAAAATAAGGGTTACAGTACATTATAATATTGTAGATCTTGTTTACACAAAAGAAGTTACTGGCCAGGGACACGTTAAAACACCTGCACAAGTATTTGTATTTTTCACAGTATGCACTCCTTTTCACACCACTACTCAAAATTTGGGGTTTTGCGTTCGCTAGGCtgacaaagtacatgtacaagaaaagaaatctcgccatgggttgaaactcactttgatccaactgCCATCAACAtccttggacggcactctttAAAACACACGCCCCATGACATTTTTGCTGACTGTCTTGCGTATTCCTCTACAGTCATTCCGCTTTTTTTAGTGAGCCCACATGAGAAtttggtcgctaagtaaccgtcgcgcatgctcaacagtgtgtttcgacccatggcagaggtgtcTTCCTGTACTCATCAAACGCaaaaggaaaagagacctcAGCAAGCAGGGAAAATTTGGGATGGAAAAAGGtataaaaaattgaaatgtaGCTCCTACCATACcactaaaatgcaaaaaggtTATGAATAAAACATGTTGTCTTTTATTAcaataatatttgaaagaatacaaatatgtacatgtatgtgacgAAGAAAAGGTTTCTAAAGAAATGCGCAagtcataataatattatctacCTTGGATACAATATCATATTCATTCTTTCagcaaaaaattcaaacaaataaaatgctAGTATGAGCTCTCGAAGCAAATGAATACATTAAAAATTTTCAgttgaaatgttaaaaaaataattgcagCAGCAGCTTTAGTTGAGTTTTCAATCAGCCCATATCTTGGCTTTCTCAAGTTCCTCCTGTCGTTTCCTGTCTGCAAGAAGAAGCACAGTCATGATCATAAATTTCTTATAATGAACGCCAAGAACACAGCACCATAACACTGATTCATAAATTGCACTAAAAAGGTTACATGactttgtacatgtaaattgt containing:
- the LOC138006816 gene encoding small nuclear ribonucleoprotein G-like gives rise to the protein MSKTHPPELKKYMDKRLSLKLNGGRHVTGVLRGFDPFMNLVLDEAVEEVSAQQKHNIGMVVIRGNSIVIMEALDRIL